A stretch of DNA from Catenulispora acidiphila DSM 44928:
CGCCGACGGGATCGTAGAACCCGCCGGCGGCCTGAGAGCCCGCTCTACAGATACAACCCCGTCCCGGTGTCGTCGCCCGCCGAGGCGACCGGCTCGCTCCCGTCCCGCGCCGCGATCAGCTCGGCCAGCGTCACCCCGCCGATCGGTCCGCCGGAGCCCGTGGCGCCGCGCCCCAGGCGCGCCGCCGCGACCCGCGCCGGATCCGCGCCCTCGCGGTCCAGCCAGGCCAGCGCCTCGGCGCGGGGCAGCGGGCCGACCTCGATCTGCGCCAGGCAGCGCCCGGGCCTTATGACCGCCGGGTGCAGGCTGGCCAGGTTCTCGTTGGTGGTGATCGCGACCAGCACGTCGCGACCCTGGCCGAGCAGCCCGTCGGTGAGGTTCAGCAGCCGGGACAGCGCCTGGCCGCTGGTCGCCTTGGCCTCCCCGCGGATCAGCTCGTCGCAGTCCTCGAGCAGCAGCAGGCGCCAGCGCCGGCGGTTCTCCTCGTCCTCGCCGTGGCCGTGGTACTCCACGCCCATCGCGACCTCCATGAGGTAGCCGGGGGAGGAGAACAGCGCGTCGGGGTCCAGGACGTAGTCCACCTGGCACCACTCGCGCCACTCGCGCGCCAGGGTGCGCAGCGCCGTGGTCTTGCCGGTGCCGGGGGCGCCGTGCAGCAGGATCATGCGGCCGGTGGCCTCGGTGCGGCGCACCGCCATCAGCTTGTCGATGGCGGCCGAGGCGCTCGCGGAGTAGTTCTGGCGGACGGCCTCCCACGGCTCGGCCGTGATGGTGCGGACCGTGCGGTACGGGCCGCGCTGCGGCGCGGCGTACCAGAAGCCGACGGAGACCTTCTCCTCTTCCGGCTCCTCCTCGGCCGCCACGCCGTCGGTGGCCTGCTCCAGGATCTTGGCCGCCAGCTCCGGGGTCTCGGCGACCACCGTGACCTCGCCGCCGCCGCTGGACCAGCGCACCGAGCGCGCCGTCCAGCCCGGTCCCGCGGTCAGGCACGACTCCCGCTTGTCCTCCACCACCGAGCGCAGGACCTCGCCCTCGGCCGGGACCAGCGTCGCGTCCTCGCGCAGCGCGTCCAGCCGGGCGTGCCGGGCGTGCGGCTGCAGGCCGGTGGTGAACGGCGTCAGCAGCAGCGCGTCCACCACGTCGTAGGGGGTGTCGGAGTCGTCGATGGTCACCCGGAAGGGCAGCCGGGCTCCGGGGTCGCTGGCGGGGTCGCTCGCCGGGTCGCTCGCAGTGCGCCTTTCCGGAGCCCGCGGAGTGTCTCCGCCGGAGTCGGGCGCCGGTCGCGTGGCAGGCCCCTGAGGGCGCTGGCGGGGCAGCGTCATGTCCTCGATGATCCCGCCCGGGGGCGTCCGGCCACAACACGTTTGTCGAGGTTCATGCGTACTCGGCGCGCCGCGAGGGTTGTTTTACCCGCACTTTGCCGAGCCGGGGACCGGGCCCTCGGCGGTCGAAGATACGATGACCGACCATGAGCTCGCCCGACAGCACCCCGCCCTGGGGGACGCCCCAGTCACCGTCCGGTGCCGCCAATCCTGCTCCGCCGCCGATGATGTCCCCTTACGGCATGCCGCTGTCCGACGGCGGCCCTGAGGGAACCGGCGGCTCCGGAAACCAGGGCGGTCAGGGCGGCTACGGCGGTTACGGCGGCCACGGCCCGGGCGACGGAGACCCCGGCGACTCCGGCCGCCGCCGCAAGACCCTGATCGCCTCGGCGCTCGCCGTGGTGGCCGTGGTCGGCATCGGAGGCGCGGTGGCC
This window harbors:
- a CDS encoding DUF5925 domain-containing protein produces the protein MTLPRQRPQGPATRPAPDSGGDTPRAPERRTASDPASDPASDPGARLPFRVTIDDSDTPYDVVDALLLTPFTTGLQPHARHARLDALREDATLVPAEGEVLRSVVEDKRESCLTAGPGWTARSVRWSSGGGEVTVVAETPELAAKILEQATDGVAAEEEPEEEKVSVGFWYAAPQRGPYRTVRTITAEPWEAVRQNYSASASAAIDKLMAVRRTEATGRMILLHGAPGTGKTTALRTLAREWREWCQVDYVLDPDALFSSPGYLMEVAMGVEYHGHGEDEENRRRWRLLLLEDCDELIRGEAKATSGQALSRLLNLTDGLLGQGRDVLVAITTNENLASLHPAVIRPGRCLAQIEVGPLPRAEALAWLDREGADPARVAAARLGRGATGSGGPIGGVTLAELIAARDGSEPVASAGDDTGTGLYL